Part of the Sphingobacterium sp. LZ7M1 genome, TTCGGTTTTACTATGTCGTACAACGGGAAACGCATTGGCGAAGTGGCGGATAAATTGAACCGAAAGTTCAATTTAGCAGTGACGTAGCCGATGTGTTTCCACAGAAGCTAAATTATTAAAAAAAAGCTGAATGTGGGACACATTCGGCGGAATAAAAAGCACAAAAGTTGAATTTTGAACTTAACCCGCCATTTTGCCAATGCGATGTTATGTGTAGTTTTTTAGTATCTTTGTCAGATGAAATTATCAGATTAGCAAATTTACTTTACGCAACGTATAGGAAGAGAATAGTTTAGTATTATTCTTCGTTTCCTTATTGTCTCTTATTGTAAATTAAATATGTTAAATAATGAAAAATTACTTCGAAAGTCCTTTTAAAGGAAAAATAATCAAAGACCACATAACTAATCCCAATATAATTTCGGGTAAATATTCTTATTATTCTGGTTATTATCACGGTCATTCATTTGACGATTGTGCTCGTTATCTGTTTCCGGACAGGAATGATGTCGATAAACTAATTATCGGTTCTTATTGTTCAATAGGGAGCGGTGCAAGTTTCATAATGGCAGGTAATCAAGGTCATAAATATGATTGGATTTCCAGTTTTCCATTTTTTTATATGTCTGAATTTGATGTTTTCAGTAAAAGCCAAGATGGATTTCAAAAAGCAGGAGATACAGTTGTTGGGAATGATGTTTGGATTGGTAGTGAAGCTATGATAATGCCAGGAGTTCAGATAGGAGATGGAGCTGTTATTGGCAGTCGTGCTTTGGTTACAAAAGATGTTGAACCTTATTCAATTGTAGGGGGAAATCCAGCCAAATTGATAAAAAAGAGATTTAGTGATGATGACATCCAAAAATTGCAGGAAATGAAATGGTGGGAATGGGATGAAGAAACCCTTTTTGAAGCAATGCCAATTCTTTGTTCAAATAAAATCGATTTGTTGTACAAGTTTTTTAGAAAAATGAAATGATAAAAAGAAGGTTCCGAAATTCGGAGCCTTTTTGTTTTAACTGCGTTTGCGGCTAAAATTACACATAATGGCTCGGCGAATTGGCGAAGTAGCGAAGCTGTATCGAAGATACAAAAGCGGAGCTATTTAGCCAAGTCGCTTGTTGTAAGCAGTCCGCGAAGCGGCGGCTTACGGCAAGCGACGTAAGTCGCCGAGCCATTGTTAGCAAGGAGCGCAGCGGATTGCTAACAACGTTTGGCAAATTGGCGATGGAGCCGACTTTTAGCACAAATGTTGAATAGAATTACTAATCTTCAACATTGCACAAAAGTTCAATAGAAGTACTTCACCGGCTCTATTGCCAATTTGTTTGTTATGTGCCGTTTTATTCCATTTTATACATTTAACAATTGCTGAAACGTAAAGTCGGGTTTAAACATTTCAATTTCGTTTTGAGTTGATTCTTCTTGTGCTTCTTTGCCATAGATAAACATTTGCTGTTCATAATTTTTAACAGCCTCTTCAATGCTATTAAATTTTCCATCGGCTAGATTATCAGACAATATCAAGGCATCCACCAACCCACTATTTACTCCCTGCCCTGCAAAAGGCGGCATCAAATGTGCGGCATCCCCAATCATTGTTATGGGTAATGGGCGCTTGCTTTTCCAAGGCTTTTCTAAAGGAAATATCCGTGTAGCCAATCCTACAAATGACAACGTCGTATGAATCAATTCTTTGTAGCGTTCGTCCCAATCGGAAAATTCTTTCAGAAGAAAATCAACGACACTATTTCTGTTTTGAAAATCTACCTGCGTTTGGTTTTTCCATTCATCAGGTGTTTTAAAACTTATTCCAAAATGCAATGCACCATTATTATTGGGGTTAGCAAATAATAAATTACCTTGGTGAGATGCCATTAGCCGGTTTCCATTGCATAGCTGAAAAAATCCAGGACAGTTTATCTCTGGTTGATGAATATCGGCTTGTATATTGAAAGTACCTGTTTCTTCAACTTCCGTGTCGGTAACAAATTTTCTTACCTTGGACATCCCGCCATTGGCAAGAATAACCAAATCTGCTGTTTCACTCGGTTTATTCTCAAAAGTTAGTGTCCACTTCTTCTTACCAGGTTCAAGCATAACAAGTTTTCTATCCCAAATAACCGTGTCGTTTTCTAAACTATTCAACAAGATAGCCCTTAAGTCATTTCTGTTTATTTCAGGATTGTCAAATCGATTTTCGGGCTTTACATTTTTTGTGGATAAAATATTGCCT contains:
- the catB gene encoding type B chloramphenicol O-acetyltransferase — encoded protein: MKNYFESPFKGKIIKDHITNPNIISGKYSYYSGYYHGHSFDDCARYLFPDRNDVDKLIIGSYCSIGSGASFIMAGNQGHKYDWISSFPFFYMSEFDVFSKSQDGFQKAGDTVVGNDVWIGSEAMIMPGVQIGDGAVIGSRALVTKDVEPYSIVGGNPAKLIKKRFSDDDIQKLQEMKWWEWDEETLFEAMPILCSNKIDLLYKFFRKMK
- a CDS encoding tetracycline-inactivating monooxygenase Tet(X2); amino-acid sequence: MTMRIDTDKQMNLLSDKNVAIIGGGPVGLTMAKLLQQNGIDVSVYERDNDREARIFGGTLDLHKGSGQEAMKKAGLLQTYYDLALPMGVNIADEKGNILSTKNVKPENRFDNPEINRNDLRAILLNSLENDTVIWDRKLVMLEPGKKKWTLTFENKPSETADLVILANGGMSKVRKFVTDTEVEETGTFNIQADIHQPEINCPGFFQLCNGNRLMASHQGNLLFANPNNNGALHFGISFKTPDEWKNQTQVDFQNRNSVVDFLLKEFSDWDERYKELIHTTLSFVGLATRIFPLEKPWKSKRPLPITMIGDAAHLMPPFAGQGVNSGLVDALILSDNLADGKFNSIEEAVKNYEQQMFIYGKEAQEESTQNEIEMFKPDFTFQQLLNV